Genomic segment of Desulfobacterales bacterium:
GAAACCATTCTCCAATACTGTTACTTCCCGCTGGAACGCTATGCAGCCGTCCGTCCCGATTTTGACTTTGAGCATATTATCTCCCTCGGCTTTGTCTTTAACATAACTCCGGAAGGAGTGGTTATAATAAATAATTTAGGTATTTCGTCAATTTCACAGTTATGAAAAGATTTTTTTACATCGCAACAGCATTTTTGGCTGTGGCGTTTCTGCTATCGTGCAACAACAACCAATATTTAATCAATTTTCCGGAGCCTCCCCGTGAGCCGGGGGTTAAAGATGTACTGGAACTCAGGTGCGAGCCGCTGGATACGGTGCGCATTGCCTTTATCGGCCTGGGAATGCGCGGCTCGGAAGCGGTGCGCCGGTATACTTTCCTGGAAGGTGTCCGGGTGGTGGCGCTTTGCGATGTGGTGCCTGAAAACGTGGACAATGCCAACGAGATCCTTGTTGCAAAGGGTTTGCCCCGGGCCGAGTCTTATA
This window contains:
- a CDS encoding Gfo/Idh/MocA family oxidoreductase, which encodes MKRFFYIATAFLAVAFLLSCNNNQYLINFPEPPREPGVKDVLELRCEPLDTVRIAFIGLGMRGSEAVRRYTFLEGVRVVALCDVVPENVDNANEILVAKGLPRAESYTGPEDWKQVCERADVDLVYVCTHWDLHTPIGVYAMEHGKHVALEVPAALTVEECWQLVNTAEKTRRHCIQLENCNYDFFEMATLNMV